One window of the Allosaccharopolyspora coralli genome contains the following:
- a CDS encoding pentapeptide repeat-containing protein, whose translation MRPLTLTLVLAVLAFTGTSTALLLFDPRVNGADALRTGGLAAGSVVALYALWLNDRRRRVDEQRQELETRRQTLESERYTLEQQRQALEDRRTGNEYERAADERFARAVELLGHEADQVRIGAIHGLVGLARSNPGYTQTVLDVLCSYLRMPFNHPKWTTPNDAESIPAAATPEQERERTVRQTACKSLRTLLPGKEFVDPPIYHLDLIDAHLELVDFSDRVVGRVAAYSATFRHTVHFERTEFRGPLALSGAVFLDRLRAEDAVFLERVAAQGVTFRREVNFDRAEFLDELDLREIHCEHFVSFERARILGSVDLRRAYFERGVHLRVREPVPTFALYKTTVTAKAPSTMPHTLTIGPSESRGLGWLHSSGEPPTLAVPPSRPGARTSDYRDVRE comes from the coding sequence GTGCGCCCGCTGACGCTCACCCTCGTTCTCGCGGTGCTGGCCTTCACCGGGACCAGCACCGCTCTGCTGTTGTTCGACCCGCGCGTGAACGGAGCCGACGCGCTGCGCACCGGAGGTCTCGCAGCGGGATCCGTCGTCGCGCTGTACGCGCTGTGGCTCAACGACCGACGGCGCCGGGTCGACGAACAGCGCCAGGAGCTCGAAACCCGGCGCCAAACACTGGAAAGCGAGCGCTACACACTGGAGCAGCAGCGGCAGGCGCTGGAGGACCGACGCACGGGCAACGAGTACGAACGCGCCGCCGACGAACGCTTCGCGCGGGCGGTCGAACTGCTCGGTCACGAGGCAGACCAGGTGCGCATCGGCGCGATCCACGGCCTCGTCGGTCTCGCGCGCAGCAATCCGGGCTACACCCAGACCGTCCTCGACGTACTGTGCTCCTACCTACGGATGCCGTTCAATCATCCGAAATGGACGACGCCGAACGACGCGGAGTCGATTCCGGCCGCCGCCACACCGGAGCAGGAGCGGGAACGCACCGTGCGTCAAACCGCCTGCAAGTCTCTGCGCACACTGTTGCCCGGCAAGGAGTTCGTGGACCCGCCGATCTATCACCTCGATCTGATCGACGCACACCTGGAACTCGTCGACTTCTCCGACCGGGTCGTCGGCCGGGTCGCCGCCTACTCCGCGACATTTCGTCACACCGTCCACTTCGAACGCACCGAGTTCCGCGGCCCGTTGGCACTGTCCGGCGCGGTGTTCCTCGACAGGCTGCGCGCCGAGGATGCCGTGTTCCTCGAGAGGGTGGCCGCGCAAGGGGTGACATTCCGCCGCGAAGTCAACTTCGACCGAGCCGAATTCCTCGACGAACTCGATCTCCGCGAGATCCACTGCGAGCATTTCGTCTCCTTCGAACGCGCCCGCATTCTCGGGTCTGTCGACCTCCGTCGAGCCTACTTCGAACGCGGAGTTCATTTGCGCGTCCGTGAACCGGTCCCGACCTTCGCGCTGTACAAGACGACGGTCACGGCGAAGGCACCGTCCACGATGCCGCACACGCTGACGATCGGCCCCTCGGAAAGCCGAGGGCTGGGCTGGCTACACAGCTCCGGCGAGCCTCCTACACTTGCCGTTCCGCCCTCACGCCCGGGTGCTCGCACCTCGGACTATCGGGACGTGCGGGAGTGA
- the purL gene encoding phosphoribosylformylglycinamidine synthase subunit PurL → MTDISAPAQQAETVEHAKATPDTEQPYRELGLKDDEYSRIREILGRRPTDAELAMYSVMWSEHCSYKSSKVHLKYFGETTTDEMKAKMLAGIGENAGVVDIGDGWAVTFKAESHNHPSYVEPYQGAATGVGGIVRDIMAMGARPVAVADPLRFGPADAPDTKRVLPGVVEGVGGYGNPLGLPNIGGEVVFDECYASNPLVNALCVGVMKVDDLHLAHASGTGNKIILFGARTGLDGIGGVSVLASETFEGDETGAGRKKLPAVQVGDPFTEKLLIECCLELYNDELVVGIQDLGGAGLSCATAELASAGDGGMRVDLDRVPLRATGMTPAEVLSSESQERMCAVVKPSDVDAFMKVCEKWDVLATVIGEVTDGENLEIYWHGECVLDVPPGTVAHEGPVYERPVERPGEQDLIAADNPNTLERPSTPDDMRETVLRMAASPNLCSRAWVTDQYDRYVRGNTVLAQPSDGGVLRVDEETGRGIAVSTDCNSRYTRLDPYAGAQLALAEAYRNVAVTGATPMAVTNCLNFGSPEDPGVMWQFQQAVRGLADGCAELGIPVTGGNVSFYNQTGRHPILPTPVVGVLGVIDDVTRRIPTGIGGDEGETLLLLGDTTEELGGSEWAKVTHGHLGGTPPKVDLAREKLLADVMLAGSRDGMVSAAHDLSEGGLAQALVETALIGETGARVVLPEGVDPFVWLFSESAGRALVAVPRSEELRFTEMCAARGLPCVKVGVVDDQSQKLEIQDVADIPLTELRDAWEGTLPALFG, encoded by the coding sequence GTGACCGACATTTCCGCACCCGCCCAGCAGGCCGAAACGGTCGAACACGCGAAGGCGACGCCGGACACCGAGCAGCCGTACCGTGAACTCGGGCTCAAGGACGACGAGTACTCCCGCATCCGCGAGATCCTCGGCAGGCGTCCCACCGACGCCGAGCTGGCGATGTACTCGGTGATGTGGAGCGAGCACTGCTCCTACAAATCCTCGAAGGTGCATCTCAAGTACTTCGGTGAGACCACGACGGACGAGATGAAGGCGAAGATGCTCGCCGGCATCGGTGAGAACGCCGGTGTGGTCGACATCGGCGACGGCTGGGCGGTCACGTTCAAGGCCGAGAGCCACAACCATCCGTCCTATGTGGAGCCCTACCAGGGCGCGGCGACTGGTGTCGGTGGCATCGTCCGCGACATCATGGCGATGGGAGCCCGCCCGGTCGCGGTCGCCGACCCGCTGCGTTTCGGTCCCGCCGACGCGCCGGACACCAAACGGGTGCTGCCCGGTGTGGTCGAAGGTGTCGGCGGTTACGGTAACCCGCTCGGTCTGCCGAACATCGGCGGCGAGGTTGTCTTCGACGAGTGCTACGCGAGCAATCCGCTGGTCAACGCCCTGTGTGTCGGCGTGATGAAGGTCGACGACCTGCATCTGGCACACGCTTCCGGGACGGGCAACAAGATCATCCTGTTCGGGGCGCGAACCGGCTTGGACGGCATCGGTGGCGTGTCCGTACTGGCCTCGGAGACCTTCGAGGGCGACGAGACCGGTGCCGGGCGTAAGAAGCTGCCCGCCGTGCAGGTCGGTGACCCGTTCACCGAGAAGCTGCTCATCGAGTGTTGCCTGGAGCTCTACAACGACGAGCTCGTCGTCGGCATTCAGGACCTGGGCGGCGCCGGGCTTTCGTGCGCGACGGCCGAGCTGGCTTCGGCCGGTGACGGCGGAATGCGCGTCGACCTCGACCGGGTTCCGCTGCGGGCGACGGGAATGACTCCCGCCGAGGTGCTTTCCAGCGAGTCGCAGGAACGCATGTGCGCGGTGGTGAAACCGTCCGACGTGGACGCGTTCATGAAGGTCTGCGAGAAGTGGGACGTGCTCGCCACCGTCATCGGTGAGGTCACCGACGGCGAGAACCTCGAGATCTACTGGCACGGCGAGTGCGTCCTCGACGTCCCGCCCGGCACCGTCGCCCACGAGGGCCCGGTGTACGAGCGGCCGGTGGAGCGTCCCGGCGAGCAGGACCTCATCGCCGCGGACAACCCGAACACGCTCGAGCGGCCGTCCACTCCGGACGACATGCGGGAGACCGTGCTGCGGATGGCCGCTTCTCCGAACCTGTGTTCCCGGGCGTGGGTCACCGACCAGTACGACCGCTATGTGCGCGGCAACACCGTGCTCGCCCAGCCCTCCGACGGCGGTGTGCTCCGCGTCGACGAGGAGACCGGGCGCGGCATCGCCGTCTCCACCGATTGCAACTCCCGCTACACCCGGCTCGACCCGTACGCGGGCGCCCAGCTGGCGCTCGCGGAGGCCTACCGCAACGTCGCGGTCACCGGCGCCACGCCGATGGCCGTCACGAACTGCCTCAACTTCGGTTCTCCTGAGGACCCCGGCGTGATGTGGCAGTTCCAGCAGGCGGTGCGGGGACTCGCGGACGGGTGCGCGGAACTCGGCATCCCGGTGACCGGCGGAAACGTCAGCTTCTACAACCAGACCGGACGCCACCCGATCCTGCCGACGCCGGTAGTCGGTGTGCTCGGCGTCATCGACGACGTCACCCGCCGCATTCCTACTGGTATCGGCGGCGACGAGGGCGAAACGCTACTGCTGCTCGGGGACACCACGGAAGAACTCGGCGGCTCCGAGTGGGCGAAGGTCACGCACGGGCATCTCGGCGGCACGCCGCCGAAGGTCGACCTGGCTCGGGAGAAGCTGCTCGCGGACGTCATGCTCGCCGGTTCCCGGGACGGCATGGTCTCGGCCGCGCACGACCTCTCAGAGGGCGGACTGGCGCAGGCGCTGGTCGAGACGGCGCTGATCGGCGAGACCGGCGCGCGTGTCGTACTTCCGGAGGGCGTCGACCCGTTCGTGTGGCTGTTCTCCGAATCCGCAGGCCGCGCGCTGGTGGCGGTGCCGCGCAGCGAGGAACTGCGGTTCACCGAGATGTGTGCCGCGCGTGGGCTGCCCTGCGTGAAGGTCGGCGTGGTCGACGATCAGTCGCAGAAGCTGGAGATCCAGGACGTAGCCGACATCCCGCTGACCGAGCTCCGCGATGCGTGGGAAGGCACACTGCCCGCCCTGTTCGGCTGA
- the purQ gene encoding phosphoribosylformylglycinamidine synthase subunit PurQ, which translates to MTGAKIGVVTFPGTQDDVDVRRAVRRAGGEAVALWHADSDLRGVDAVVLPGGFSYGDYLRCGAISKFAPVMTEIVSAAANGLPVLGVCNGFQILCEAALLPGALTRNAGLHYVCRDQWIQPVNTETIWTGRYEQGANLLVPVKHAEGRYTAPDAVLDELEREQRIVFRYVDGNPNGSARDIAGISDPTGRIVGLMPHPEHAIDPLTGPTDDGLGMFLSALDALVAA; encoded by the coding sequence GTGACCGGGGCGAAGATCGGTGTCGTGACGTTCCCCGGCACCCAGGACGACGTGGACGTGCGCCGGGCCGTGCGTCGCGCGGGCGGTGAGGCGGTCGCGCTCTGGCACGCCGACTCCGACCTGCGGGGCGTCGACGCCGTCGTACTGCCCGGCGGCTTCTCCTACGGCGACTACCTGCGTTGCGGCGCGATCTCGAAGTTCGCCCCCGTGATGACCGAGATCGTCAGCGCCGCGGCCAATGGCTTGCCGGTACTCGGAGTCTGTAACGGGTTCCAGATCCTGTGTGAGGCCGCACTGCTGCCCGGTGCGCTCACCCGAAACGCCGGTCTGCACTACGTGTGCCGCGACCAGTGGATCCAGCCGGTGAACACCGAGACGATCTGGACCGGTCGCTACGAGCAGGGCGCCAACCTGCTCGTCCCGGTCAAGCACGCCGAGGGCCGCTACACCGCTCCGGACGCGGTGCTCGACGAGCTGGAACGGGAGCAGCGGATCGTCTTCCGGTACGTCGACGGCAACCCGAACGGCTCCGCCCGGGACATCGCGGGCATCAGCGACCCGACCGGCCGCATCGTCGGGCTCATGCCGCACCCCGAACACGCCATCGACCCGCTGACGGGGCCCACCGATGACGGCCTCGGCATGTTCCTGTCCGCTCTCGACGCACTGGTGGCAGCGTGA
- the purS gene encoding phosphoribosylformylglycinamidine synthase subunit PurS — translation MARVVVDVMPKQEILDPQGQAVANALPRLGFQGVSEVRQGKRFELEVGDDVDDATLDKIAETFLANTVIEDWSVRRIES, via the coding sequence GTGGCCCGAGTCGTAGTCGACGTCATGCCCAAGCAGGAGATCCTCGACCCCCAGGGGCAGGCGGTGGCCAATGCGCTGCCGCGCCTCGGCTTCCAGGGTGTCTCCGAGGTTCGTCAGGGGAAGCGTTTCGAGCTGGAGGTCGGCGACGACGTCGACGACGCGACGCTCGACAAGATCGCCGAGACGTTCCTCGCCAACACCGTGATCGAGGACTGGTCAGTGCGCAGGATCGAGTCGTGA
- a CDS encoding Rossmann-fold NAD(P)-binding domain-containing protein, whose translation MTGFAGGEDRSREPGAQGIVENVKILVLGGTRFVSRAVAAEAVARGHDVTCAARGESGAVPEGARLVAVDRDRPDGLAPLAGESFDGVVDVARLSLRWVREALATLGARVGHWTFVSTGSVYAHPEVPGQDVTAPVLSPITEVTGRQEDYGGVKVASEMRVREAGLSPEDEAELFDG comes from the coding sequence GTGACGGGTTTCGCTGGCGGCGAAGATCGGTCGCGGGAACCCGGAGCGCAGGGCATCGTGGAGAACGTGAAGATCCTCGTTCTCGGCGGCACCCGGTTCGTCTCCCGCGCCGTCGCGGCGGAGGCGGTAGCGCGGGGTCACGACGTCACGTGCGCGGCGCGTGGGGAGAGCGGCGCCGTCCCCGAGGGCGCTCGACTCGTCGCGGTCGACCGGGATCGGCCGGACGGACTCGCGCCGCTGGCAGGCGAGTCCTTCGACGGGGTGGTCGACGTGGCACGGCTCTCGCTGCGGTGGGTGCGGGAGGCGCTCGCCACACTCGGCGCACGGGTCGGGCACTGGACGTTCGTCTCCACCGGCAGCGTCTACGCCCACCCGGAGGTCCCGGGTCAGGACGTCACCGCGCCGGTGCTCTCGCCGATCACCGAGGTGACCGGCCGACAGGAGGACTACGGCGGCGTGAAGGTCGCCTCGGAGATGCGGGTACGCGAGGCAGGTCTCTCGCCCGAGGACGAGGCCGAGCTGTTCGACGGTTGA